aGCACAGCCCTTGCGCTAGCGGGTGGCCTCTTCATGTATGGTTGGGGTATATACCAGTCACACTGGATTGTACTTGCAGTGGCCCTAGCTCTGATCGGCTATGCAAGCATGGTTATAGTCACCGCGGTTAGTATCTATATCACAGACTCTTATGCCGGATATGCGGCCAGTGCTATCGCAGCTGTCGCATTCGGAGAGAACATCTTCGCGGCATTCTTGCCACTAGCAGCCAAGCCAATGTATGTTCGGCTGGGTTACCAGTGGGCGAGTAGTCTACTAGCATTTGTGGCACTGGCGCTGACTCTAGCACCTGTGGTTTTACTATTGAAAGGAAGAACCATCCGAGCGAAGAGTGTAGCAATCAAAAAGATGTCGCATTCCCATTCTTGAAGATATACCCTATCACTGGACTGGTCAATCTAACGTATAAAAGGACACATGGGCATACTCTTTGCCTATTAAGCCAGTTACCGTTACGTCATTCCTCACACTTCATGTAAATAGTCAAATCCCCAAAAAACCCGTCCGAGTCTTCGAGTTGTGCATGCGCATAATGTTTGATCATCCGACGCACGCGTCCAGAGTCAGGATCGGTGGTGAAGGGGCTAACAGCATGTTAATGTATTCTCTTCAAGTCGGGCAGTATCACTTACGTTATCCAAAAGATTGTTCCATCGTTCTCCTTATACTTGGCCCAGGATTTACGCTTCTCTGATGGAGTTACAGTGTCCCATATCATTGCACCAGGCCAGTGAAGGTCGGTAACGATCTGTTTAACTGGGACGTCGGGGCTCACGGAGAATACCAGTGTGTGttcatcaacttcaaggaATCCTTTTGGGTCTTCCAATGGGGTGATCCCGATGCTTCTGAGAAACTCGTGGTCGACCTCGTCGTAGACTGGATCCTGCGCATAACACTTGATCTCTTGACTGCCGCTCAGGCCTCTCCGGACCAACGATGCCGCTATTGTTTCTACTGCAGCATGTTGCGTATGGGTCCGCGTATAGCAGTCGCCACTCAGCCTTCCGAGGGAGCCAAGGCCAAAACAAACTATCTTCCGAATATTTGCTGTGGTCCTGAGAGTGGACAGATGGTGTTCTAGATTTCGATGACCGAGACTCTCCAACCATATCTGGCGCTGTTTGAAAAATGCTCCGCCAATGGCCTCGAGCGTGCTTTCACCTGGGCCTGAGGTGTCTACGTAATCGATAGCAACCGGAGTACACTTGCATAGGACGCGCTCTGGATCGTACGGAGGGACGCAGCCCAGGGAGTGGATACTTTGGTAGCGGATGCGATAGGTGTTGCTATCTCGGTCGGTTAGCCTTATTGGGATGAATCGTGCGCAGTGGCGGGCCTTACGCAAACTCCGTGCACCAACTGGGGACTTTAAGGCTGTAGACCTGGGGCACGTCATCGAAGTCTGAAATGTAcacttcttccttgccgTCGTCGATCTGGCGATTGAGGTCTTCTAGCAGACgacgagggaagagaggCTTTCCTGACCTGTATAATTGACTGATGTGCTTGAGTCTCTCGAGTATCGCGAGGGTGGTATCCTCGTCCAAACCCAGCTCTCGAACTTTGTGGAGGTCGGCCATGGTTTACCGCAGTACACTCTTAGTGTCGTGGTTTGAAAGGTCAAGAAAGCGAAACTAAGACAAAGCTACCGAGACAACAGCCAAATTCCGAGTAGTGGTGCTCAACCATCACTTGGCTGGTCGAATGATTATATAGTACCCCAGGTGAATACGGTCCGCCGTGCTTACATGCCTATGCTTGACATCTTGGCCCCCTGACAGTCAGCTCCCGATTTACAAAAGGTTAGGAGACCGTCGGACCAGCCAAACAAATTTATCTTTGTTCGTGTTTATTTTCCTTCAGCTCGCCTGTTCCTATAGCATCGCATGGGCCTTCAGAGTGTGGCCCTAGAGACCCCAACACGTTGGTACGCATCTCGAGTGCTGATTGGTTCGCAGGTCCAAGAAAAGACTACCAATATTAGCCGCTGTTGGCAAATTTAATGGAAGCTGGCAATCTAGATTTACAATATTACGTGAGTTGTATACTATATTCGGCAATTAATAAGATATTTTTAAATCTCCGACGCTAAGGTTGTCTGCATACATCAATTAGGGGCCATTTTATTCCCGTatactatactccgtacatgcATCGTGCATATGGTTTGTTACTATATCGGAAGCCCAACAGCAGAGTGACAGAATATTCTCACCACGAGGTGTTCAAGTGCCAAGAGTCCACCGTGCTCCGATTTCTCTGTTGGCTTCTAGATTGCGGATCCAGCGCATCCTTCTATGTCACTAACAGAAAATTTTCCGACCCTGGGCCATTGACGGACCTGGACCTAATCAAGAATGTGTTGGCAGACGGCAACTGAAATACCCTCTTCATGCTAGATAACGCTTTTGGCAGTTCCTAACCCATGATAGCCCTGCGTAGGCGGCAGTTACCGGGGAATCTTCACCTGAACAACGTCTGGCGACGTTGTCGCCATCCTGCATCCTACCTTAGCAGCCTCCAGGATGCCACTCCCGCACCATTCATGGCCAGCCATTATGCGCCTGTCCTGACAGATTTGGCGTGCCAGGATCTGACCTCCGTTACCTTGTATCGTTCGAACGAGAATCCTTCGAACATTCCATCTCGCCCATTTGTTAGCCAAGATGCAAGTCGCGTGCGCCAGCCGCCTTCTGTCTTCCATCGTCGTTCTGCTGACGAAAGCAGGCTATACCGCTAGGCGCTCCGACTATGAGAGAGGTGTCTCCCGCCACCCATTCAATACTCAGCATGGCTTTGCATGAGTGTACTCGATTCAGTGACCACTAAGGTTGTGCTGTTCTTGCCTGACTTTGTTGCCACCTAACATTGATTAACGGGCTGGACCGATGGAAATAACTTCCTTGACTGTACGTCGACGGCTGAGACAGCGGGAATAAGCACCATCAGATATCAGATGGCTACAGAAGGGTCGTCATATGTGGGGTGTGAGTAAAGATGCCATGTGGCTGAGTTCGACTTTCCATCGTATAGTGTTCCCATTCGGGGATTATCCTTGACCTGTTCCTTCGTTCCTTCGACCCCACATAACACTGACAGCATAACATTTGAAGTATAATATCAGGCAGGAGGATTTAGAGCCCTATATTGTGAGATTGTAAGCGGCCGCAGAAGTCTAATGATGCTCATAGATGACCACTGAGAGGGGTTATACTCGGTTGCAGGACCCCATGCATCTTGGGCTTACACCGTTGTTCTCCTCTACGTGGCAGAATATGCTCACCTATCCCTATCATCCCTGGCATCAACGAATGGGATTGGGGATGTTTTACACCATATTGGAGCAGCCGTTACGCTTTCTGAATTGTTGGTGGCTGGCCTGGTTACTATTGGACGAAAGACTATAAGGTCTGGGTTAATGCATGTGAAGGTGCCTCTAGCCTCAGGGAAGAGGGAGGTCTTTTGCTTAGATCGGTAACATACGGACGCCACGTAGGTGCGTTTGATATAATTTCaatttcttctcatcatacTTTTCGACATAGGCTACTGTCGTACTTGGATTATGGGCCGATGGGGAAAATATACCTAGGGACATTATCTCATGTgcatcattgtatatagtaGTACTGCCTAGAAGGTCTTGATTGTGTGGTTGAACCGGGCAAGCCAGTTAGGGGTCAACGTGATCCTTCCATTGCGTGTCTGTCAAACATCCAAAGAAAGAGTCATTTCATGGCATTGGAGCTGTGGTAGTGAGTGAAGGGTCCTCGGAGTTCAGCATCCAGAAACCCAGAGTTACCACCATTGCTGTATGCCAGAGGACCGCTGTCCAACAAGCAATATGCCAAGATACGGATGATGCTAGACCAATAGATGGATAGGTTCGTGATGGCTATGGCGTGTCAATCATCTGCACATTATTGTTTGCTTGAATGTTCGATGCATCAAACATGGCTAAATAGGCTGATTGCAACCCTGTAGCGATTAAACGCCTTGAGCATTGGACCGTTCATCAATCCTCCTGCGCAGTGTAGCGATCTGCTCGGGCCCAGCCCGACAACAACCACCCATTACTATACCCTCCCACGCACCCTCAGGCAGCCCCTGTACCACATCCCAGTAGATCTCGTGCCACGGGcgtgtttcttttcccgtCTCCGTTGCGACCCACGTCTTCGTGACAGGGTCGTACTTCTCCCCATTAGTGCCATCGGGATACAACACCAGCCAAGGTTTTCCAGTCACGCTGTTCCACTCGTCAACGTAGCCCTTTGTTCTTAGATCCTCTAGGTTACGCAGCTCATCCTGCATGATCGAGACAATCCGCCCAACATTGCCAATCCGGGTGCAATTCACCCCGATACCCCACGGCCGGGGAAGATAAACGCCCGTTTCTCCCTCCTGTGTGCCAACAGCTGCACGTACCCACGCCCGTacatcctcctcatcaacctcctcatctggAAAGACACCACAGatccaccatggcttcttccCCATTGCCAATTGGTTCTTCTCCGAATCGGGCCCTTGACCCTGATACATGTCTGCCAGCACATCCGACATAGCCCCACGGATGGCCTTCACTTCATCCGCCCTCCTGACCGTCTCAAACGCAATGTATTCAAAGTTGTCCCACGACCCCGTCTCGTCCACGAACACGCACAGCCGTCGCGCATGCCACTCGCGCAGCTTCGCTTCTGAATTCATCTCTTCCGGATATAGGCCCGTATACTCCGCCCCGACAGGGGACATCGTTGCACCGTAGGGACCCAGCGATAGTGCAACCTTTACCGTCCTCCCTGAGGACGATCCCGCGCGTCGCGCAAGCGGAATCGCGGAGCGCATAAAGTGCGCTGCATCGTCGGCCGTGTAACGAGGGTCCGTGAGCGTAAATCCCTCAAAGCTCGTTTGATATGTAGCAGTTAGGATGATATCGGCGCCGACTGTCGCAAAGGCTTTGTGGACTTCCTCGAGGGTGGAGGGCGAGGAAATCAGTAGGTGGGCGGACCAGAGGGGTGTTTCGGCCGTGAAGGTGATGTTGTGGGGAGGGTCGCCGAGGGTGGTACCCAGACCAccgtcgaggaggaggatcgGGAGTTGTCTTGTCGTCATGTTATTTGGGTAAGGAAAATTGGGTAgttgaggtggtggaggtggtgattTGACGTTGTTTGAGTGGCATTTGTGGTCATTTGGCTTAAAGTGGGGTTAATTTATGCCAATTTATCAAGTTTctcttatcgataagacaCTTGCCGCATGCGGTCATCTTACCTACAGTCCAGTCCATTGCTAAATTTACCACTAGGCATTCTCTATTCATTCGTTTCCTCTAATCCGAGATCCCTGACTTCGTCCACCAGAAATTACATTCCTTCCGACTCCAGTCGTCATCCACCACCTGCGCCGCAATTCCCACGCCACTTCCGCCTGCGCGCTCATCATTCCCTTCACCGAACACCATGATCCTACCAGAGGAAGATGTATCATACGTCTCCCAGCTGGGACGGTCTGCATACGCACCAGGGACAGCATTCGGGTCCCCAGAAACAATGAACGAAGTAAAGTATGCATGCAAGGTACCCGCAATCTTCTCCTGATTCTCAGAGATAGCACGCACCTCGGGGTTAAAAGTTTCGTATGCCATTTGGTCGCCATGGTTCGCGCCACCTTGCACAGTCTTATTGAGTGCCCAGCGATAAAGGAAGACAGGAGGCTCCTGGCCTGCCGAGGCAAACTTCGCCGTCTGGCGCACCGGACAGGCGTACGCGTAGTGCCCGTATGCGGCCTCGACGCGTTTGTATTGAGGTCCGACCGGTAGAGCTCTTGTATCGACATAAGGCGACGAGGTATCCTTCGCTGGATCGGGGTAGAGCTTGTCGATTGTTTTGATATCGGATGCCGAGTAGGcggggaggagggtttggaaGAACGCGGTGAACTCTTCCGACTTGGACATGGACGGGGGTACGTAGTACGTGCCTTCGTTGGTGTTGAATCCCGTCAGAATTGGTATTTTGTTCCATTTGCCGGATTCCCAGGCGTCGATGGGTCGTTGTTTGATGAGTTCTCCGTCGATGACGGGTTGGAAGGCCCATCGTACGGAGGGGTTGTATCGGTCAAACACGGTGAAGGAGGCGTTGGTGATAGCGGACTCGGGTTGACCGCGTAGACAGTCCATCACCTCATGACTGGGTGCATCCTTGCAGCCGGCTTCCTCGACAAACTGGCGGAATTGGTCCTCGTGGAGATGAGCGTCGTAAGAATGGACGGCCCGGGAGGTTGCGGCGCCCGACTCGATTATGGCACGGTGGAAAAGGGTGTGACCGAGGTCATGGTTCATGATATGGTGCGCAATCTGACACTTAGCTGTTGCTTttggagagaaagagaacgagACATACCGAATGGGCACCAGCAGAGAGTCCAAACAACGTCACTTGGGAGGGATCGCCTCCGAAGGCTTCGATGTTATCCTGCACCCATTTGAACAAGAGGATCTGATCGTGCAGACCCAGGTTCAGGATACCCTCTTCGGCTGTTGtggtggaaggaagaaagccgagGGCGCCAATCCTATCCTCGTTAGCCATGGTTATCTGATCGCGATGCGGAGAAGCTCACCGGTAATTAAAACTGACTCCGATAAAGGGTTGCTCGGACCAGCCAACCATTGAGGCCGTGTTATGCATGGACGCTATCATGGTTAGCTTCCCCGATTTGCCAGGTTGCAGGATGCTTACATGTTCCCCGATTGTACGCGCCGCCATGGACGTACACAGCAACGGGCAATTTGCCATGGACGCCATGCGGTCGGAAAATGTTGACAGTCAGGCAATCCTCGCTGTTTCCGTTGTCACCTTTGATCGGTAGCAATTGCTTGCCAGGGCACCTGTTTCGTTAGTTGACCTCCGTAGTTTCTCGAACGATTCAGTTCTGTACCTTGGTCCATATCGAGTCGCTTCTATAACTTCTTCTGAGGGGCCAATTGGCTCAGCGCGAAGAAAGCGCCTTTCACCAATTGGCGGTAGTGCATATCGGATGCCGCGAAAAGCGTCGACGGGGTGCTTGAGGGTGTCTCGCACCGTGGTACCAACGACAGTCCCTTGCGGAAGCGTGATGCGAGGCCGATTATCGAGAAAGACATTCTGAATTGAGACCGGAAGCCATGAGACGTATGGTTGAATTTGCGGCGAATTGGTCAATTGTAATGCTTTttgctggagaagaagcaaggcAAAGATAGGCAGCAGGGCCAAGCGAAACAGTCCCGGTATAGTCAACATGATGGCTGAACAGAGACAACAGGACTTTTGCTATCCAATACACTTTCTTTATCACCGGCGCGGCGATTACTTTTGAATACCGAAGAAGCAGTTCCCCACATTTTCTCCGCTTTGGTGATTGCGATATCCTCGTCTTTATCTCGGACGCCGGCCGAACGCCAAGCATGCTAGTCGTTGCGTTTCCCCATTCAATTGGCTCGAGATATCACCTATGATGCTCTCTAGCAATATGACAACCGGCCAGTTCCCCGCGAAGGATGTCTTATCGCTGGTCCGGTGATCTATCGCATTGTGCTGATATCCTCGCATCTCTCAGTTTGACTTCGACCACCACTGGAGCGGGACGGGATTTCCTGTTTCGATATCAATGTAGAAGAGATTACACCCAAGCGGTGGCGTAGCTATCATGCTAGTCTATAAAGCCTCTGCCGGAAGACAAGTCCTGGCCCTGTGTATCCATAGATCAATTGAATCAAGTCTTTCAAGATGACATTCATACCAAAGAGTGAcgaaacaaaagagaaagttaTCTTAGAAGCTACAGCTAAAGATGACATCGAAATTGGTCAAATGACCTCGCTGGACGAGGCCGAACTATTCCTGCAAGAACATGGTGTTACGGACACTCAGTTACAAGAGCTGCTTAATGActcgaagaaatcaaagGAATTAGTGAGAAAGGTCGACTTGATAgttcttccccttctttgtGGGACGTATGTGTTGCAGTATATCGACAAGCAGGTATGCTCCCTTGTACTTGATACATGCTTCCATGATAACGTTAGCTAGGCTCTTGCGTATAGTGCTGTGTTCGATCTGTTCACAGATGCCCATATCAACAGCAATCAGTATAGCTGGCTAGTCAGTATTTTCTACTTTGGTATAATTCTCGAGAATGGGCTATATTTatggtacatacatcctaACATCGTGTTGTCAGGATACCTCTTCTGGGAATACCCGGCCAGTCATCTTGCCCAACGGCTTCCGACCGGAACTGTGATATCGTCATTCGTGTATGTTACCTGTTGACATACTCTATACCAAGCTAACTGTGTAGACTCTCCTGGGGGTCAATGTTGATGATCACTGCCGCCTGTAACAACTTCACCGGGTTGGGAATTACCCGCTTCCTGTTGGGCTGCTTCGAGGGTATGTTAGCTCCATGTCCAACTGCTACCTGATCCCTGTCTGAGTTCACAGCCCCAATCACACCATGCTTTATGATGATTGTTGGGATGTGGTATACACGCCAGGAACAGCCTTTCCGTGCCGGATGCTTCTACTGCTGCAATGGTGTTGGTTCCATGGTAAGACCCTTCACACTCCAGAGGCACAGATAGCTGACCAAAATAGCTCGGCGGCCTGATCACATTCGCCATCGGACAGATCAAGACCTTCCCAGTCTGGCGAGCAGTCTTCCTGATCTGCGGTGGCGTAACAGTTATCTGGGGAGGAATATTGATGCTCTTCCTGCCCAACAGCGTCTTGACCGCAAAACGATTCTCggttgaagaaaagattcTACTCGTGGGCCGAGGAAAGCAGAACCAGACAGTAAGCATAACCTACTAAACCCTTAACGAGTAAATACTTAATATACCAGGGAATCCTCAACCGCTCAGTAAAATGGTACCAAATCCGCGAAGCCTTCATCGACCCACAAGTCTGGCTCTTATTCCTCTTCACTCTCCTCAACGAAACCATCAACGGCGGCACCGCAAATGTACACAGCCCTCCTGACCCCCATTACATCAAAACATCAAACCCAAGCTAACACACACATTATACAGTTCGGAAAATTAATCATAAAAGGCCTCGTCTCAAGCCCCCTCCTAACAACAGCCCTCGGCATCCCCCAAGGCGCCTTCCaagtcctcttcatcctctccggcTCCTACCTCTCCACCCGCTTCAAGAACATCCGGACAATAATCATGATCCTCTACCTCATCCCCACAGTCATCGGAATCAGTCTCCTGTGGAAACTCCCCCGAACAAACCGCTACGGCGTCCTGTTCGGCTACTATATCGTTGGTTTCCCCAAACCACTCCCTCTCCAGATAACCCCAgataaagaataaagaatAGATACTTACAAATAAAACAGCTAGGCGCCTACGTCTCCTCCCTAGTCCTCTCCCTCCAAATGCCCTCCAGCAACATGGGCGGCTACACCAAACGCGTAACTGCCACCGCCTTCGTCTTCCTAGCCTACTGTATCGGGAATATCATCGGTCCGCATGCT
This window of the Aspergillus oryzae RIB40 DNA, chromosome 8 genome carries:
- a CDS encoding putative MFS transporter (permease of the major facilitator superfamily), whose protein sequence is MTFIPKSDETKEKVILEATAKDDIEIGQMTSLDEAELFLQEHGVTDTQLQELLNDSKKSKELVRKVDLIVLPLLCGTYVLQYIDKQALAYSAVFDLFTDAHINSNQYSWLVSIFYFGYLFWEYPASHLAQRLPTGTVISSFVLSWGSMLMITAACNNFTGLGITRFLLGCFEAPITPCFMMIVGMWYTRQEQPFRAGCFYCCNGVGSMLGGLITFAIGQIKTFPVWRAVFLICGGVTVIWGGILMLFLPNSVLTAKRFSVEEKILLVGRGKQNQTGILNRSVKWYQIREAFIDPQVWLLFLFTLLNETINGGTANFGKLIIKGLVSSPLLTTALGIPQGAFQVLFILSGSYLSTRFKNIRTIIMILYLIPTVIGISLLWKLPRTNRYGVLFGYYILGAYVSSLVLSLQMPSSNMGGYTKRVTATAFVFLAYCIGNIIGPHAFLAKEAPIYQTGCKRNKRREERMRSDPGLDGQGESDVMADLTDFEKKEFWVDC
- a CDS encoding uncharacterized protein (predicted protein), which codes for MTTRQLPILLLDGGLGTTLGDPPHNITFTAETPLWSAHLLISSPSTLEEVHKAFATVGADIILTATYQTSFEGFTLTDPRYTADDAAHFMRSAIPLARRAGSSSGRTVKVALSLGPYGATMSPVGAEYTGLYPEEMNSEAKLREWHARRLCVFVDETGSWDNFEYIAFETVRRADEVKAIRGAMSDVLADMYQGQGPDSEKNQLAMGKKPWWICGVFPDEEVDEEDVRAWVRAAVGTQEGETGVYLPRPWGIGVNCTRIGNVGRIVSIMQDELRNLEDLRTKGYVDEWNSVTGKPWLVLYPDGTNGEKYDPVTKTWVATETGKETRPWHEIYWDVVQGLPEGAWEGIVMGGCCRAGPEQIATLRRRIDERSNAQGV
- a CDS encoding putative extracellular lipase (predicted protein); this encodes MNHDLGHTLFHRAIIESGAATSRAVHSYDAHLHEDQFRQFVEEAGCKDAPSHEVMDCLRGQPESAITNASFTVFDRYNPSVRWAFQPVIDGELIKQRPIDAWESGKWNKIPILTGFNTNEGTYYVPPSMSKSEEFTAFFQTLLPAYSASDIKTIDKLYPDPAKDTSSPYVDTRALPVGPQYKRVEAAYGHYAYACPVRQTAKFASAGQEPPVFLYRWALNKTVQGGANHGDQMAYETFNPEVRAISENQEKIAGTLHAYFTSFIVSGDPNAVPGAYADRPSWETYDTSSSGRIMVFGEGNDERAGGSGVGIAAQVVDDDWSRKECNFWWTKSGISD
- a CDS encoding SRR1 family protein (predicted protein) produces the protein MADLHKVRELGLDEDTTLAILERLKHISQLYRSGKPLFPRRLLEDLNRQIDDGKEEVYISDFDDVPQVYSLKVPSWCTEFANTYRIRYQSIHSLGCVPPYDPERVLCKCTPVAIDYVDTSGPGESTLEAIGGAFFKQRQIWLESLGHRNLEHHLSTLRTTANIRKIVCFGLGSLGRLSGDCYTRTHTQHAAVETIAASLVRRGLSGSQEIKCYAQDPVYDEVDHEFLRSIGITPLEDPKGFLEVDEHTLVFSVSPDVPVKQIVTDLHWPGAMIWDTVTPSEKRKSWAKYKENDGTIFWITPFTTDPDSGRVRRMIKHYAHAQLEDSDGFFGDLTIYMKCEE